The genomic segment CGACGCGGAAGAGGGTGTCAAAGCCACATATATAAAAGGTGCGGCCGAATCCCTCCCCGTCGGCGACGCCCAGTTCGACCTCGTCACCGCCGGCCAGTGCTGGCACTGGTTCGACCGGCCCCGCGCCGCCGCCGAGACCGCGCGTGTCCTCCGCCCCGGCGGCCGCTGCCTCATCGCCCATTTCGACTGGCTGCCGCTTCCCGGCAACGTCGTCGCCGCGACAGAGGCGCTCATCCTCGCGTACAACCCCGTCTGGGCCGGCGCCCACGGCACCGGTCTCTACCCCGACTGGCTGACCGACCTCGCGACAGCCGGCTTCACCGGCATCGAAACCGCTTCCTTCGACATATCCCAGCCCTACAGCCAAGACGCATGGCGCGGCCGCATCCGCGCCAGCGCCGGCGTCGCGGCCAGCCTCCCCGAGGCCGAGGTCGAGGCCTTCGATTCGGACCTCGCCGACCTGCTGGACAAGGACTTCCCGGAAGCACCGCTTCAGGTGCCGCATCGGGTCTGGCTGGCCACGGGCGTGAAAAAGGCCGCCTGACCGGCGCCTTGCCCGCACATCACCGAAAAAACCCGGAAAATCTGCGGATTTCCGGTTTTCGCCAAAATTTTTTTGTTTGGTTTACTCCGCGTTAACCCTGCGCACGTTACCCATGGTTTGCAAGCAGGCGGAGTCACGATGTCCGAGGATACACATCCTTCCACTCACCCCCCACTCCCACCCACCACGGAAGATGATCGGATATCGTGGCTCCGTTTGCTGCGTTCACGGCGGGTCGGCCCGTCGACCTTTTACCGCCTGATCGCCGAGAACGGCACGGTTTCCGCAGCGCTCGACGCCCTGCCCGAGCTCGCCCGCGCCTCCGGCGCCAAGGATTACGCTCCCTGTCCCGCCGGCGTGGCCGAGGCCGAACTGGCCGCCGCCCGCGCCGTGGGCGCCCGCATGGTCACGATCGGCGATGCCAGCTACCCCGCGCAGCTTGCCGAAACCGCCGACGCCCCGCCGCTCTTGTGGATGTTGGGCGACATCTCGGCCCTCTCCCGCCCGATGATCGCCCTTGTCGGCGCACGCAATGCCTCCTCTCTCGGCCTGCGCATGGCCCGTGCCCTCGCAAAAGAGCTCGCCGAGGCGGGCTACGTCGTCGTTTCCGGCCTTGCCCGCGGCATCGACACGGCCGCCCACACCGCGGCCTGCGAAACCGGCACGATTGCCGTACTGGCCAGCGGCGTCGACGTGATCTACCCGGCGGAAAACGCGCGCCTCGGCGATGACCTTCTCGCCAAAGGGCTGCGCCTCTCGGAGCAGCCGATGGGCCTCGTCCCGCAAGCCCGGCACTTTCCCTCCCGCAACCGCATCATCTCCGGCATGGCGCAGGCCGTCGTGGTGGTCGAGGCGGCGGCGAAATCCGGCTCCCTCATCACCGCCCGAACCGCCCTCGACCAGGGGCGTGAGGTGGTCGCCGTGCCCGGCCACCCGTTCGACGCCCGCGCCTCGGGCTGCAACATGCTGGTCCGCGACGGCGCCACGCTCGTTCGCAACGCGGCCGACGTGATCGAGGCGCTACCCGCCGCCACCCCACACCCGATCGAAGAAACCGCACCCGAACTGCCGCTCTCCAGCCACCCCGAGCCTCCCCAGCCTGATACCACCCAGCCTGACGCAACCCAGGCCGTGCCGCCGCCCGACACGCGCAGCCTGCGCGAAACCGCGAAACTTCACAGCCAGATCCTGCACCGCGACATCCTCCAACGCCTCGGCCCCACGCCATTGGCCGAGGATCAGCTGATCCGCGACCTGTCGGCGCCCGCGGCGGCGGTCGCCCCGGTTCTGACCGATCTCGAACTCGACGGTCGCATCATCCGTCATCCCGGCGGCCTCGTCTCGCGAAGTGCATGATCCTCGCGCGGCAGCCCGCAAGGGCTGACAAGCCCCGCTGCCCCACAAAACGAACCAGGGGCTTGATCCCCCATACCCGTTGAGGGCAAAAGGCGCCGACGAAACCCCGCGCCCGCCCACTTGAAGGGCCACCCGGGCAGGAGAGGCCGCTTGCATTATCGCCCCGACATCGACGGTCTGCGCACGGTCGCGGTGGTGCCGGTCATCGTCTTCCACGCCGGGCTGGGCCTTTCCGGCGGCTTCGTCGGCGTCGACGTCTTCTTCGTCATCTCCGGCTACCTGATCACGACGCTCCTGCTGGGCGAGCTTTACGAGAACCGCTTCTCCCTCGTCGATTTCTACGAACGCCGCGCCCGCCGCATCCTGCCGGCCCTCTTCGCCGTCATGGCGCTCACCACCGTCGCCGCGCTCCTCCTCATGACGCCCACCGACCTGGTGAACTACGCCAAGAGCGCCGCCTCCACCACGGCCTTCCTCGCCAATATCTGGTTCTACACGCAAGAGGGCTATTTCACCGAAGCGGCCGAGCTCAAGCCCCTCCTCCACACCTGGTCGCTCGGCGTGGAGGAGCAATACTACGTCCTCTTCCCGCCGCTCCTCTGGCTCGCCTTCCGCGTCGGGCGCAGCCTCCCCCCCGCCCTCCTCCTCACGCTCGCCGGCCTCCTCTCCTTCGCCCTCTCGGTCCACGCCACCGCCACCGCGCCCGAGGCCGCCTTCTACCTCCCCCAATACCGTATCTGGGAGCTACTCCTTGGCTCCAGCCTCGCGCTGATCGCCCGCCGCGGCTGGCTCGACCGCGCCGCCCGCAACCGCCTCCTGACCGGCCCGCTCGGGCTCATCGGCCTCGCGATGATCGCCACGGCGATCCTCGCCTACGGGCCCGAAACCCCCTTCCCCGGCACCGCGGCCCTCCTCCCCTGCCTCGGCGCCACCCTCGTCATCTGGTCCGGCACCGGCGGCCACACACCCTCGGCGCGCCTCCTATCCACCCCGCCGATGGTCTGGATCGGCAAGCTCTCCTATTCCCTCTACCTCTGGCACTGGCCGATCATCGCCTTCGCCGTCTACCGCAAGGGCGATGACCTCTCCGTCACCGAAGGCATCGCCTGCCTCGCCCTCGCCCTCCTCCTCTCGGCCCTCTCCTGGCGTTTCGTCGAACAGCCCTTCCGCGATCGCAAACGCCTCTCCCGCCGGGCCATCTTCACCAGTTCCGCCGCCGCGGCCGCCGTCGTGGCCGTCATGGCCACCTACGTCACCCAGCGCGATGGCCTGCCCGCCCGCATGCCGCAATCCTTCCTCGACCTCACCGATACCGGCCCGCTCATGCAACCCCTTGCCGACTGCCACTTCGTCACCCCGGCCCGGGCGCACACAGGCGATGTCTGCCTGCGCGGCGCCCCCGATACACCGGCCAGCTTCGTCTTCATCGGCGACAGCCACGCCTTCGCCCTCACCCCGGCCATCTTCACCGCCGCCGAAACCCTGGGCCTTGCCGGCTACCAGTATACCTACCCCGGCTTCCGCCCCCTCGCCGGCGTCGACAAACCCGGCTACCCGGAATTCCGCCAACAGGTCGACGCCCTCATCGCCTTCCTCGAGGCCCGCCCCGAGGTCGAAACCCTCTACGTCACCGCCTTCTGGCAGCACCAGATGACCGGCTACACCTACCGCACCGAGGGCGACATCTGGACAGACGGCGGCTACGAAGGCCAGGGCACCGCCTACAACCCCACCGCCACCCTCAATGGCCTCACCCGCCTCGCCCAACGCCTGCCCGACCGCCGCATCGTCCTCCTCGACGACGTCCCCGCCGGAGATGCGCTCCACCTCCCGACCCAGGCCCGCCGCCTGCTTTTCGGCCATGACGTCACCCTCGGCCTGCCCCGCGCCACCGCCGACGCACAGCGCGCCACCTACGCCCCCGCCTTCGAACGCCTCGCACAAGAGAACGACCAGATCCTCTTCGAGCCCCTCCTCGCCTCTCTCTGCGGCCCCGAGATCTGCCCGCTCTTCGACGGCGAGACCCTGCTTTTCCGCGACGGCGACCATCTCAGCCACCAGGGCGCCCTTCGCCTCACCGGCGCGGCCCGGGAGCTTCTGCAACGCACCCTCAAGGCCCCGAACGGCTGACTCGACGGCACGCGCACCCCACCGGGCATGTCATTTCAGGCCTCATTGACATTCCCGCTTGCCAGCCCACATGTTGCCCCGCCATAAGCGACCCCCGAGTCGAAAGGAGTTTTCATGCCAGTTGTCGTCGTTGAATCCCCGGCCAAGGCCAAGACCATCAACAAGTACCTGGGATCCGACTACACGGTTCTGGCCTCCTACGGCCATGTGCGCGACCTGCCCGCCAAGGACGGCTCGGTCGACACCGAAAACGGCTTCGACATGACCTGGGAGATCGGCGCCGACAGCCGCAAACACGTCAAGGCCATCGCCGACGCGCTGAAGGATGACAACGCGCTCATTCTCGCCACCGACCCCGACCGCGAA from the Roseovarius indicus genome contains:
- a CDS encoding class I SAM-dependent methyltransferase, whose amino-acid sequence is MTDATTPKGPDALRAFGDNVAFGRTATDYATHRAGFPQSFFDLVATRGFATAPARALDIGTGTGTLARGLARIGLDVTGLDPSEELMAQATRLDAEEGVKATYIKGAAESLPVGDAQFDLVTAGQCWHWFDRPRAAAETARVLRPGGRCLIAHFDWLPLPGNVVAATEALILAYNPVWAGAHGTGLYPDWLTDLATAGFTGIETASFDISQPYSQDAWRGRIRASAGVAASLPEAEVEAFDSDLADLLDKDFPEAPLQVPHRVWLATGVKKAA
- the dprA gene encoding DNA-processing protein DprA; this translates as MSEDTHPSTHPPLPPTTEDDRISWLRLLRSRRVGPSTFYRLIAENGTVSAALDALPELARASGAKDYAPCPAGVAEAELAAARAVGARMVTIGDASYPAQLAETADAPPLLWMLGDISALSRPMIALVGARNASSLGLRMARALAKELAEAGYVVVSGLARGIDTAAHTAACETGTIAVLASGVDVIYPAENARLGDDLLAKGLRLSEQPMGLVPQARHFPSRNRIISGMAQAVVVVEAAAKSGSLITARTALDQGREVVAVPGHPFDARASGCNMLVRDGATLVRNAADVIEALPAATPHPIEETAPELPLSSHPEPPQPDTTQPDATQAVPPPDTRSLRETAKLHSQILHRDILQRLGPTPLAEDQLIRDLSAPAAAVAPVLTDLELDGRIIRHPGGLVSRSA
- a CDS encoding acyltransferase family protein, which encodes MHYRPDIDGLRTVAVVPVIVFHAGLGLSGGFVGVDVFFVISGYLITTLLLGELYENRFSLVDFYERRARRILPALFAVMALTTVAALLLMTPTDLVNYAKSAASTTAFLANIWFYTQEGYFTEAAELKPLLHTWSLGVEEQYYVLFPPLLWLAFRVGRSLPPALLLTLAGLLSFALSVHATATAPEAAFYLPQYRIWELLLGSSLALIARRGWLDRAARNRLLTGPLGLIGLAMIATAILAYGPETPFPGTAALLPCLGATLVIWSGTGGHTPSARLLSTPPMVWIGKLSYSLYLWHWPIIAFAVYRKGDDLSVTEGIACLALALLLSALSWRFVEQPFRDRKRLSRRAIFTSSAAAAAVVAVMATYVTQRDGLPARMPQSFLDLTDTGPLMQPLADCHFVTPARAHTGDVCLRGAPDTPASFVFIGDSHAFALTPAIFTAAETLGLAGYQYTYPGFRPLAGVDKPGYPEFRQQVDALIAFLEARPEVETLYVTAFWQHQMTGYTYRTEGDIWTDGGYEGQGTAYNPTATLNGLTRLAQRLPDRRIVLLDDVPAGDALHLPTQARRLLFGHDVTLGLPRATADAQRATYAPAFERLAQENDQILFEPLLASLCGPEICPLFDGETLLFRDGDHLSHQGALRLTGAARELLQRTLKAPNG